From one Triticum urartu cultivar G1812 chromosome 3, Tu2.1, whole genome shotgun sequence genomic stretch:
- the LOC125545680 gene encoding uncharacterized protein LOC125545680, translating to MAEAEEWERRKRGRRRRRRGRRESDGSDPVEVLGEEVMGLVMELLDARSAARCTAVSRAWFGVAADNRLWAPKCAELMAGKAHIPRLTMIRTASKLSTYSMAIMDGKRNRITKEDLCDHAWEYRFTIAAPEYWRNLDPSWKRTGPPMRRYFHHDGYHSADPHDAVWGGHECEYTIITSFVGDGRIRDHHVRINRWPPMKVSRKEDWSWELSNHLYRYNSIPDAEKEGCTGPLFPVW from the exons ATGGCGGAGGCGGAGGAGTGGGAGAGGCggaagagggggaggaggaggcggcggcggggcaggaGGGAGAGCGACGGCAGCGACCCCGTGGAGGTGCTGGGGGAGGAGGTGATGGGGCTGGTGATGGAGCTCCTGGACGCGCGCAGCGCCGCACGATGCACGGCGGTCTCCCGCGCCTGGTTCGGGGTCGCCGCCGACAACCGCCTCTGGGCACCCAAG TGTGCTGAACTGATGGCCGGAAAGGCACATATTCCTCGTCTGACAATGATCCGTACTGCATCAAAGTTGTCTACCTATTCAATGGCCATCATGGATGGCAAGCGG AATCGGATCACAAAAGAGGATCTCTGTGATCATGCATGGGAATATCGTTTCACTATT GCAGCACCAGAGTACTGGAGGAATCTCGATCCGTCCTGGAAGCGCACTGGTCCACCCATGCGACGATACTTCCACCATGATGGTTACCACAGTGCAGATCCTCATGACGCTGTCTGGGGTGGCCATGAGTGTGAGTACACGATCATAACAAGCTTTGTCGGTGATGGAAGAATCAGAGATCATCATGTGAGGATCAACCGGTGGCCACCGATGAAAGTGTCGAGAAAGGAAGATTGGAGCTGGGAGCTATCCAACCACCTCTACCGCTACAACAGCATCCCTGATGCTGAAAAGGAAGGATGTACAGGTCCGCTCTTCCCGGTTTGGTGA
- the LOC125548981 gene encoding xyloglucan galactosyltransferase KATAMARI1 homolog — translation MMKRHSSAALPPSTGGEMHEQTTGKADKSYKRPSRCSRLCSFLIIATAFSMLACHCYDYAHGGVARVEHGRASSRRSGGSPFSDPAVPPRRDTGDRKVSADNEARALAVADERRRRELCTGQYIYVQELPSRFNTDMVWDCEDLSPSKDKCKYTANGGFGPRLSGGEGGVLQKTGWYDSDELALDVIFHDRIKRYDCLTNDSSLASAVFVPFYAGLDVARHLWGHNVSTRDAMALEMVDLVTARPEWRAMGGRDHFFVAGRTTWDFRRQVDVDAEWGNKLFRLPAVRNMTAIVVEASPWDRNDAAIPYPTAFHPATDEATFFWQDRVRGLERQWLFSFAGARAEDSKSIASNLFEQCRASAACSLMECTKGPSNQCDSPASVMKLFQSSTFCLQPRGDRYTRRLAFDAVLAGCIPVFFHPGTAYVQYTWHLPKNHTDYSVYISEEDVRRNVSVEERLRQIPPDAVERMRGAIVGLIPAVTYSDTSTKLESTVNDAFDLALWGVIRKVAKMKKRIAEGRTEDEKPEMYSWKYPLLGEGQKAEDPHEWDPLFAFH, via the coding sequence ATGATGAAGCGACACAGCTCTGCCGCCCTGCCGCCGTCGACGGGCGGCGAGATGCACGAGCAGACCACGGGCAAGGCGGACAAGTCATACAAGCGGCCTAGCCGCTGCTCCCGCCTCTGTTCCTTCCTCATCATCGCCACCGCCTTCTCGATGCTGGCATGCCACTGCTACGACTACGCCCACGGCGGCGTCGCGCGCGTCGAGCACGGCCGTGCGTCCTCGCGACGCAGCGGCGGGTCGCCGTTCTCCGACCCTGCCGTCCCGCCTCGGCGTGACACCGGCGACCGGAAGGTTTCGGCCGACAACGAAGCGCGCGCGCTCGCCGTGGCGGACGAGAGGCGGAGGCGAGAGCTGTGCACCGGCCAGTACATCTACGTCCAGGAGCTGCCTTCCCGCTTCAACACGGACATGGTCTGGGACTGCGAGGACCTCTCCCCGTCCAAGGACAAGTGCAAGTACACGGCCAACGGTGGCTTCGGCCCGCGGCTCAGCGGCGGCGAGGGTGGCGTGCTCCAGAAGACCGGGTGGTACGACTCCGACGAGCTCGCCCTGGACGTCATCTTCCACGACCGGATCAAGCGGTACGACTGCCTTACCAACGACTCCTCCCTCGCGTCCGCCGTCTTCGTCCCGTTCTACGCCGGCCTCGACGTGGCGCGGCACCTCTGGGGGCACAACGTCTCCACGCGGGACGCGATGGCGCTGGAGATGGTGGATCTGGTCACGGCGCGCCCCGAGTGGCGCGCCATGGGCGGTCGAGACCATTTCTTCGTTGCCGGCCGCACCACGTGGGACTTCCGGCGGCAGGTCGACGTCGACGCTGAGTGGGGAAACAAGCTTTTCCGCCTGCCAGCCGTCCGGAACATGACCGCCATCGTCGTGGAGGCCAGCCCGTGGGACCGGAACGACGCCGCCATTCCGTACCCCACTGCATTCCACCCGGCGACCGACGAGGCCACCTTCTTCTGGCAGGACCGGGTGCGCGGGCTGGAGCGCCAGTGGCTCTTCTCCTTCGCCGGCGCCCGCGCCGAGGACAGCAAGTCCATCGCAAGCAACCTCTTCGAGCAGTGCAGGGCGTCCGCCGCCTGCTCGCTGATGGAGTGCACGAAGGGGCCGAGCAACCAATGCGACTCCCCGGCCAGCGTCATGAAACTCTTCCAGAGCTCGACGTTCTGCCTCCAGCCGCGGGGCGACAGGTACACGCGCAGGCTGGCCTTCGATGCCGTGCTCGCCGGTTGCATCCCGGTCTTCTTCCACCCCGGCACGGCGTACGTGCAGTACACCTGGCACCTGCCCAAGAACCACACCGATTACTCGGTGTACATCTCGGAGGAGGACGTGCGGAGGAACGTGAGCGTGGAGGAGAGGCTGCGGCAGATACCGCCGGACGCAGTCGAGAGGATGAGGGGCGCGATCGTGGGCCTCATCCCGGCGGTGACCTACAGCGACACGTCAACGAAGCTTGAGTCGACCGTGAATGACGCGTTCGACCTGGCGCTGTGGGGCGTCATTCGGAAGGTGGCGAAGATGAAGAAACGCATCGCCGAGGGCCGTACGGAGGATGAGAAGCCAGAGATGTATAGTTGGAAGTACCCATTGTTGGGAGAAGGGCAGAAGGCTGAGGATCCCCATGAATGGGATCCCTTGTTTGCCTTCCACTAG